The following proteins come from a genomic window of Trifolium pratense cultivar HEN17-A07 linkage group LG4, ARS_RC_1.1, whole genome shotgun sequence:
- the LOC123923689 gene encoding eukaryotic translation initiation factor 2D: MFKKAVEAKSQQRLSGADRKKLKRTVKQKFPTASDSDLDTLLPPKAEITVAKFQTRVHVYAVEGGFPVFFDIDGRGSDIFPTVYALWMVPDLLPAFILKGGEVSRYVIGGADLMFPGILVPPEGLPSFAAGETWAVKVPENPAPIAVGSTTMSSAEALKAGLRGKALRITHYYRDLLWESVEGRYVPNAGFLEDVVFGHPSLLSPPSHDGDLTEAACETSIDQQDNTKSDEAEGSSDVNELPSDSSHALTTPNNHEITADEITAGVVDLKLPDNDSPNEPNDQHTLSTSDVDLLLDKCLLQALHTTLKDNKDLPIPGSTLWSNHVLPCRPSGITLDIKKSSHKKLSKWLQAKASSGLISVKEDKHKKEVVLFSVNRKHADYSSFKPEKRPVEKPDQSSVQSVNETRSSKTLEVAEIYKPSVHVNPIFSSVGADTGKLYTASEATDIVFAYVEKENLVKPTNKSLVILDATLCDALFKGAIKKGTTYPTEIHKKDIGQTFVNRMQPHHVVTRGNESVVRKGALKTIQIMTERRQGNKKVTKLSGMESFLIDGEALASELQKKFACSTTVGELPGKKGQEVLVQGGVIDDLGRHLVEQYGVPKRFIEVLDKTKR; this comes from the exons GCAGAGATAACAGTGGCCAAGTTTCAAACCAGAGTTCATGTGTATGCTGTGGAGGGAGGTTTTCCTGTGTTTTTCGACATTGATGGCCGCGGTTCGGATATTTTCCCAACAG TTTATGCTCTCTGGATGGTGCCTGATTTGCTGCCAGCTTTCATACTCAAGGGCGGCGAGGTTTCCCGGTATGTTATAGGTGGAGCTGACTTGATGTTCCCTGGTATACTTGTGCCTCCTGAAGGTCTTCCATCATTTGCGGCCGGGGAAACATGGGCGGTTAAAGTACCCGAAAATCCTGCTCCTATTGCG GTTGGGAGTACCACAATGAGCAGTGCCGAAGCATTGAAAGCTGGATTGCGTGGAAAGGCATTGAGAATAACTCATTATTATCGTGATTTGCTATG GGAATCGGTTGAAGGCCGTTATGTGCCTAATGCAGGGTTTTTGGAAGATGTTGTGTTTGGCCATCCTTCTTTATTATCGCCACCTTCTCATGATGGTGATTTGACTGAGGCCGCATGTGAGACATCAATTGACCAACAGGACAACACGAAAAGTGATGAAGCGGAGGGATCATCGGATGTAAATGAATTACCATCTGACTCCAGCCATGCATTGACAACACCAAACAATCATGAAATTACGGCAGATGAAATAACTGCTGGTGTGGTTGATTTGAAGTTACCTGATAATGACTCTCCTAATGAACCAAATGACCAACATACTTTATCAACTTCAGATGTAGATTTGCTGTTAGATAAGTGCCTTTTGCAAGCACTGCATACAACATTGAAGGATAATAAAGACCTTCCAATTCCTGGAAGCACTCTATG GTCAAACCATGTATTGCCATGTAGGCCTTCAGGAATAACTTTAGACATCAAGAAGTCGTCTCACAAGAAGCTATCTAAGTGGTTACAAGCAAAAGCTTCCTCTGGCTTG ATATCAGTGAAAGAAGATAAGCATAAAAAAGAAGTCGTGCTATTTTCAGTTAACCGAAAACATGCTGATTATTCATCCTTTAAGCCTGAAAAAAGGCCAGTGGAGAAACCTGACCAGTCCAGTGTCCAATCTGTCAATGAAACTCGTTCGTCCAAAACTCTTGAAGTAGCTGAAATCTACAAGCCAAGCGTACATGTCAATCCCATATTTTCATCTGTTGGAGCTGATACAGGGAAACTTTATACTGCTTCTGAAGCCACTGATATTGTCTTCGCATATGTTGAAAAAGAAAATCTTGTGAAACCAACAAATAAATCCCTTGTGATTCTAGATGCAACGTTATGTGATGCACTGTTCAAGGGGGCTATTAAAAAAGGAACTACTTATCCTACTGAAATTCACAAGAAAGATATAGGGCAAACATTTGTGAACCGAATGCAACCTCACCATGTTGTGACAAGAGGGAATGAATCTGTAGTTCGTAAAggtgcacttaaaacaattcaAATAATGACAGAAAGACGGCAAGGCAACAAGAAGGTAACCAAACTATCTGGTATGGAATCATTTCTTATAGATGGTGAAGCATTAGCATCAGAACTTCAGAAGAAATTTGCTTGCAGTACCACTGTTGGAGAACTACCAG GTAAGAAAGGGCAAGAGGTTCTGGTTCAAGGTGGAGTCATTGACGACCTGGGGAGGCATTTGGTGGAACAATATGGAGTTCCAAAGAGATTTATTGAAGTTCTTGATAAAACCAAGAGATGA
- the LOC123881761 gene encoding 50S ribosomal protein L9: MGYLQFGRHSVKQIIRFKDAVNDSVVVNPLLYASQGLRYNRKLQVILTTDIDKLGKAGETVKVAPGYFRNHLMPKLLAVPNIDKFAYLLTEQRKIYQPIEEVKQEDVVIVTESKEDMMKEFEKAALRLDKAKLVLRRLIDVQKAKARESKGDPLELRIPVSKKALVAEVARQLCVNITPDNLHLPSPLSTIGEYEVPLRLPRSIPLPEGKLNWTLKVKIRSK; this comes from the exons ATGGGTTATCTTCAATTTGGAAGACACAGTGTTAAGCAGATTATTAGATTTAAAGATGCGGTTAATGACAGTGTTGTGGTGAATCCACTTTTGTATGCTTCTCAAGGATTGAGATACAACAGGAAGCTTCAAGTCATCCTTACTACT GACATAGATAAGCTGGGAAAGGCTGGTGAAACTGTCAAAGTTGCCCCTGGATATTTTCGCAACCATCTAATGCCCAAGCTCCTTGCTGTTCCTAACATTGATAAGTTTGCTTATCTCCTCACCGAGCAGCGCAAG ATTTATCAACCTATTGAAGAAGTGAAACAAGAAGATGTTGTTATTGTTACTGAGTCAAAAGAAGATATGATGAAAGAGTTTGAAAAGGCAGCACTGCGTCTTGATAAAGCTAAGCTG GTATTGCGGAGGTTAATTGATGTTCAAAAAGCGAAGGCTCGTGAATCAAAAGGCGACCCCTTGGAGTTACGTATACCAGTGTCAAAAAAAGCTCTTGTGGCCGAG GTGGCAAGACAACTCTGTGTGAACATCACACCTGATAATCTGCATCTTCCATCTCCTTTATCGACCATCGGAGAATATGAGGTGCCACTACGTTTACCAAGGTCCATTCCTTTGCCTGAGGGCAAGCTTAATTGGACTTTGAAAGTTAAAATCCGAAGTAAATAA
- the LOC123923160 gene encoding uncharacterized protein LOC123923160 has product MDEYLQYMKTLRSHMNDAEDQAAKISAEEQMQMTNIRTLENDIDLAKSEIAQVVEDTDKMNKSKVEICSKILENQKKIASLESDTSRLTQTTELIRQEKVGLYAKLSERRAYYSKVAEDMSAKFQKQQVMDKVYGPRSESEGRTDADDNRVIDKLGSDAKKNLITNLDSAKARHDEILVLKSKVLMDINKIKLAIEDVKCRENEFKPELKAADITALEEEYNALLSDKAGETEYLQSMEKQVNKFKDICQVVKCACGEEYTVALNTDLQCTGT; this is encoded by the exons atggatgAATATTTGCAGTACATGAAAACGTTACGCTCTCACATGAACG ATGCGGAGGATCAAGCTGCAAAGATTTCTGCAGAAGAACAAATGCAGATGACGAACATTCGTACTTTGGAAAACGACATCGATTTAG CGAAATCTGAAATTGCACAAGTGGTTGAAGATACGGACAAGATGAATAAGTCTAAGGTTGAGATATGCTCGAAAATATTGGAAAACCAGAAAAAGATTGCCTCATTGGAGTCTGATACGTCTAGACTTACACAG ACTACGGAGCTTATTCGGCAAGAGAAAGTTGGGTTATATGCCAAACTATCAGAGAGGAG AGCCTACTACAGCAAGGTTGCAGAGGACATGAGTGCCAAATTCCAGAAGCAACAG GTCATGGATAAAGTTTACGGGCCAAGAAGTGAATCTGAAG GGAGGACTGATGCTGATGATAACCGTGTCATAGATAAGCTG GGGAGTGATGCAAAGAAAAACTTAATCACCAACTTGGATTCAGCTAAAGCAAGGCATGATGAGATTCTTGTTCTGAAATCCAAGGTTCTCATGGACATCAACAAG atAAAACTCGCTATTGAGGATGTCAAGTGCAGAGAAAATGAGTTTAAG CCAGAGCTAAAAGCAGCTGATATAACTGCACTTGAAGAGGAATATAATGCTCTTTTGTCAGACAAAGCTGGAGAAACTGAATACTTGCAGTCTATGGAGAAACAGGTTAACAAATTCAAG GATATCTGTCAAGTGGTAAAATGTGCTTGTGGTGAGGAATACACAGTTGCATTGAATACAGATTTGCAGTGTACCGGAACATGA